In the genome of Populus trichocarpa isolate Nisqually-1 chromosome 6, P.trichocarpa_v4.1, whole genome shotgun sequence, one region contains:
- the LOC7485452 gene encoding zinc finger CCCH domain-containing protein 30 isoform X2, whose translation MCCRLERLKLAATPTLPTISSDENLPSNIVMNHLTVETEDTFASLLELAANNDVEGFKQSIERDLSCVDEIGLWYGRKKGSKQMVNEHRTPLMVASTYGSIDVIKVILSLSYVDVNRSCGVEKSTALHCAASGGAVNAVDVVKLLLAAGADCNLADANGHRPIDVIVVPPKLQDVRLVLKDLLAADGSHVEQNLRVSIATENSNSPPLSPSMENGSPLSGSDSPTKAKLNDAPLASEKKEYPVDPSLPDIKNSIYSTDEFRMYSFKVRPCSRAYSHDWTECPFVHPGENARRRDPRKFHYSCVPCPDFRKGACRRGDMCEYAHGVFECWLHPAQYRTRLCKDGTNCARRVCFFAHTVEELRPLYVSTGSAVPSPRSSTSGATAMDFAAAMSLLPGSPSASVMSPQPFSPPMSPSANGLSHSSMAWLQPNVPALHLPGSNLQSSRLRSSLNARDIQADYNLLPDFDVQQQQLLSELSSLSQPSLSNNSLNRSGRLKTLAPSNLDVLFSAESLSPQYADQALASAVFSPSHKSAVLNQFQQQQSMLSPINTNFSPKNVDHPLLQASFASGRMSPRNVEPISPMSSRVSMLAQREKQQQHLHSLGSQELVSNTAAIVGSPVNSWSKWGSSNGKPDWTVSADDFGKLRRSNSFELGNGDEPDISWVQSLVKESPTEMKEKSTVHVSESITASASSSESSNINSHIEPVDLDHAVGSWVEQLHIDHLVVQQN comes from the exons ATGTGCTGTCGATTGGAGAGATTGAAGCTTGCAGCAACTCCTACACTGCCCACAATTTCTTCTGACGAAAACCTACCCTCCAACATAGTCATGAATCACTTAACTGTGGAGACTGAAGATACCTTTGCTAGCTTGCTTGAGCTTGCTGCTAACAATGATGTTGAGGGCTTTAAGCAATCTATTGAGCGTGACCTTTCTTGTGTCGATGAAATTGGACTCTGGTATGGCCGAAAAAAGGGCTCTAAGCAGATGGTTAATGAACACAGGACCCCATTGATGGTAGCTTCTACATATGGTAGCATTGATGTTATAAAGGTGATTCTTTCTCTATCCTACGTTGATGTCAATCGCTCTTGCGGTGTTGAGAAGAGCACTGCCCTTCACTGTGCTGCCTCGGGTGGGGCTGTGAATGCTGTTGATGTTGTGAAACTGCTTTTAGCAGCCGGTGCTGATTGTAATTTGGCTGATGCCAATGGTCACCGTCCAATCGATGTTATTGTTGTTCCACCAAAGCTCCAAGATGTGAGATTGGTTCTAAAAGATCTCCTTGCTGCTGATGGTTCTCATGTTGAGCAAAATCTTAGGGTTTCCATAGCCACCGAGAATTCAAATTCTCCGCCTCTTTCACCTTCCATGGAAAATGGATCTCCACTGTCAGGTTCAGATTCCCCAACGAAGGCTAAGCTAAACGATGCACCTTTAGCATCAGAGAAGAAAGAATATCCTGTTGATCCATCTCTCCCAGATATCAAGAACAGCATCTATTCTACTGATGAATTCCGAATGTATTCGTTCAAGGTAAGGCCTTGTTCCCGTGCCTATTCCCATGATTGGACCGAGTGCCCATTTGTTCACCCTGGTGAAAATGCTCGAAGAAGGGATCCTAGAAAGTTTCATTATAGCTGCGTTCCATGTCCTGATTTCCGGAAAGGGGCTTGTAGACGTGGAGACATGTGTGAATATGCTCATGGTGTTTTTGAGTGCTGGCTTCACCCTGCTCAATATAGAACCCGGCTGTGCAAAGACGGTACAAATTGTGCAAGGAGAGTTTGCTTTTTTGCTCACACCGTTGAGGAACTCCGCCCATTATATGTATCCACGGGTTCTGCTGTTCCCTCTCCTCGCTCTAGTACTTCAG GTGCTACTGCCATGGATTTTGCTGCAGCCATGAGCCTCTTGCCAGGCTCTCCTTCAGCATCTGTCATGTCTCCTCAACCATTCTCTCCACCCATGTCTCCATCTGCCAATGGCTTGTCCCATTCTTCCATGGCTTGGCTGCAACCAAATGTCCCAGCTTTGCATCTTCCTGGAAGCAATCTCCAGTCCAGTCGCTTGAGATCTTCCCTTAATGCTAGAGACATTCAAGCAGACTACAATTTGCTTCCGGATTTTGATGTGCAGCAACAGCAGCTTCTTAGTGAATTATCCAGTCTCAGTCAACCATCTTTGAGCAACAACTCCTTGAATCGCTCTGGTCGATTGAAAACCTTAGCCCCTTCAAATCTTGACGTTCTATTTTCTGCCGAGAGCTTATCTCCTCAGTATGCTGATCAAGCATTGGCTTCAGCAGTTTTCTCCCCGTCTCATAAATCTGCTGTTCTCAATCAGTTCCAGCAGCAGCAAAGCATGTTATCACCAATCAACACAAATTTTTCTCCTAAAAATGTCGATCACCCTCTATTGCAGGCGTCTTTTGCATCAGGCAGGATGTCACCCCGAAATGTGGAACCTATCTCGCCAATGAGCTCTCGAGTGTCTATGTTAGCTCAAAGAGAGAAGCAGCAACAGCATTTGCATAGCCTTGGGTCTCAGGAACTAGTCTCCAATACTGCTGCCATTGTTGGATCACCAGTTAACTCTTGGTCGAAATGGGGTTCCTCTAATGGGAAACCAGACTGGACTGTTAGTGCAGATGATTTTGGTAAGCTACGCAGGTCAAATTCCTTTGAGcttggtaatggagatgagCCTGATATATCCTGGGTTCAATCTCTTGTTAAAGAATCTCCAACTGagatgaaagaaaagtcaaCAGTGCACGTATCCGAAAGCATAACAGCGAGTGCTTCATCAAGTGAGAGTTCAAATATAAACTCCCATATCGAACCTGTTGACCTTGACCATGCAGTAGGGTCATGGGTTGAGCAATTGCACATTGATCATCTTGTGGTTCAGCAAAACTAA
- the LOC7485452 gene encoding zinc finger CCCH domain-containing protein 30 isoform X1: MCCRLERLKLAATPTLPTISSDENLPSNIVMNHLTVETEDTFASLLELAANNDVEGFKQSIERDLSCVDEIGLWYGRKKGSKQMVNEHRTPLMVASTYGSIDVIKVILSLSYVDVNRSCGVEKSTALHCAASGGAVNAVDVVKLLLAAGADCNLADANGHRPIDVIVVPPKLQDVRLVLKDLLAADGSHVEQNLRVSIATENSNSPPLSPSMENGSPLSGSDSPTKAKLNDAPLASEKKEYPVDPSLPDIKNSIYSTDEFRMYSFKVRPCSRAYSHDWTECPFVHPGENARRRDPRKFHYSCVPCPDFRKGACRRGDMCEYAHGVFECWLHPAQYRTRLCKDGTNCARRVCFFAHTVEELRPLYVSTGSAVPSPRSSTSGATAMDFAAAMNLLSGSPSAASIMSPSPFTPPMSPSANGISHSSVAWPQPNVPALHLPGSNLQSSRLRSSLNARDIPADYNLLPDFDGQQQQLLSELSSLSQPSLNNNSMNHSGRLKTLTPSNLDDLFSAESSSPRYTGSSPRYADQALASAVFSPSHKSAVLNQFQQQQSMLSPINTNFSPKNVDHPLLQASFASGRMSPRNVEPISPMSSRVSMLAQREKQLQQLRSLSSRELGSNAAAIVGSSVNTWSKWGSSNGKPDWTLSTDELGKLCRSNSFEFGNGDGPDLSWVQSLVKESPTEMKDELKMPVSGSIAASASPSESSNMNSQIETIDLDTMVGSWVEPLQIDQLVAQQN, encoded by the coding sequence ATGTGCTGTCGATTGGAGAGATTGAAGCTTGCAGCAACTCCTACACTGCCCACAATTTCTTCTGACGAAAACCTACCCTCCAACATAGTCATGAATCACTTAACTGTGGAGACTGAAGATACCTTTGCTAGCTTGCTTGAGCTTGCTGCTAACAATGATGTTGAGGGCTTTAAGCAATCTATTGAGCGTGACCTTTCTTGTGTCGATGAAATTGGACTCTGGTATGGCCGAAAAAAGGGCTCTAAGCAGATGGTTAATGAACACAGGACCCCATTGATGGTAGCTTCTACATATGGTAGCATTGATGTTATAAAGGTGATTCTTTCTCTATCCTACGTTGATGTCAATCGCTCTTGCGGTGTTGAGAAGAGCACTGCCCTTCACTGTGCTGCCTCGGGTGGGGCTGTGAATGCTGTTGATGTTGTGAAACTGCTTTTAGCAGCCGGTGCTGATTGTAATTTGGCTGATGCCAATGGTCACCGTCCAATCGATGTTATTGTTGTTCCACCAAAGCTCCAAGATGTGAGATTGGTTCTAAAAGATCTCCTTGCTGCTGATGGTTCTCATGTTGAGCAAAATCTTAGGGTTTCCATAGCCACCGAGAATTCAAATTCTCCGCCTCTTTCACCTTCCATGGAAAATGGATCTCCACTGTCAGGTTCAGATTCCCCAACGAAGGCTAAGCTAAACGATGCACCTTTAGCATCAGAGAAGAAAGAATATCCTGTTGATCCATCTCTCCCAGATATCAAGAACAGCATCTATTCTACTGATGAATTCCGAATGTATTCGTTCAAGGTAAGGCCTTGTTCCCGTGCCTATTCCCATGATTGGACCGAGTGCCCATTTGTTCACCCTGGTGAAAATGCTCGAAGAAGGGATCCTAGAAAGTTTCATTATAGCTGCGTTCCATGTCCTGATTTCCGGAAAGGGGCTTGTAGACGTGGAGACATGTGTGAATATGCTCATGGTGTTTTTGAGTGCTGGCTTCACCCTGCTCAATATAGAACCCGGCTGTGCAAAGACGGTACAAATTGTGCAAGGAGAGTTTGCTTTTTTGCTCACACCGTTGAGGAACTCCGCCCATTATATGTATCCACGGGTTCTGCTGTTCCCTCTCCTCGCTCTAGTACTTCAGGTGCTACTGCCATGGATTTTGCTGCTGCCATGAACCTCTTGTCAGGCTCCCCTTCAGCTGCATCCATCATGTCTCCTTCACCATTCACTCCACCTATGTCTCCTTCTGCCAATGGCATCTCACATTCTTCCGTGGCTTGGCCTCAACCAAATGTCCCGGCCTTGCATCTCCCTGGAAGCAACCTGCAGTCCAGTCGCCTGAGATCTTCCCTTAATGCGAGAGACATCCCAGCAGACTACAATTTACTTCCAGATTTTGATGGGCAGCAACAACAGCTTTTGAGTGAGTTATCCAGTCTCAGTCAACCATCCTTGAACAATAACTCCATGAATCACTCTGGCCGATTGAAAACTTTAACCCCTTCAAATCTTGATGATCTATTTTCGGCTGAGAGCTCATCTCCTCGGTATACTGGCTCATCCCCTCGGTATGCTGATCAAGCATTGGCTTCAGCAGTTTTCTCTCCATCCCACAAATCTGCAGTTCTCAATCAGTTCCAGCAGCAGCAAAGCATGTTATCACCAATCAACACAAATTTTTCACCTAAGAATGTTGACCACCCTCTGTTGCAGGCTTCTTTTGCATCAGGCAGGATGTCACCCCGAAATGTGGAACCTATCTCGCCAATGAGCTCTCGGGTGTCCATGTTAGCTCAAAGAGAGAAGCAGCTACAGCAGTTGCGTAGCCTCAGCTCTAGGGAACTAGGCTCCAATGCTGCTGCCATTGTTGGCTCCTCAGTCAACACCTGGTCGAAATGGGGCTCGTCAAATGGGAAACCGGACTGGACCCTTAGTACAGATGAGCTGGGTAAGCTGTGCAGATCAAATTCATTTGAGTTTGGTAATGGAGACGGGCCTGATCTATCATGGGTTCAATCACTTGTCAAGGAATCTCCAACTGAGATGAAAGATGAGTTAAAAATGCCTGTATCCGGCAGTATTGCAGCAAGCGCTTCGCCAAGCGAGAGTTCAAATATGAACTCCCAAATCGAAACCATTGACCTTGACACTATGGTAGGGTCATGGGTTGAGCCTTTGCAGATTGATCAGCTTGTGGCTCAACAAAACTAA
- the LOC7485452 gene encoding zinc finger CCCH domain-containing protein 30 isoform X3: MDMNHLTVETEDTFASLLELAATNDVEGFKRSIERDPSCVDQIGLWYGRQKGSKQMANEYRTPLMVAATYGSIGVIKVILSLSDADVNRSCGADKSTALHCAASGGAVNAVDVVKLLLAAGADANVVDANGHRPIDAIVVPPKFQEARLTLEELLSAEGYVIEHNLRVSMSNANSNSPPLSPSLEDMSLLSGSDSPMKSKLNEAPVHFVSEKKEYPVDPSLPDIKNSIYSTDEFRMYSFKVRPCSRAYSHDWTECPFVHPGENARRRDPRKFHYSCVPCPDFRKGACRRGDMCEYAHGVFECWLHPAQYRTRLCKDGTNCARRVCFFAHTVEELRPLYVSTGSAVPSPRSSTSGATAMDFAAAMSLLPGSPSASVMSPQPFSPPMSPSANGLSHSSMAWLQPNVPALHLPGSNLQSSRLRSSLNARDIQADYNLLPDFDVQQQQLLSELSSLSQPSLSNNSLNRSGRLKTLAPSNLDVLFSAESLSPQYADQALASAVFSPSHKSAVLNQFQQQQSMLSPINTNFSPKNVDHPLLQASFASGRMSPRNVEPISPMSSRVSMLAQREKQQQHLHSLGSQELVSNTAAIVGSPVNSWSKWGSSNGKPDWTVSADDFGKLRRSNSFELGNGDEPDISWVQSLVKESPTEMKEKSTVHVSESITASASSSESSNINSHIEPVDLDHAVGSWVEQLHIDHLVVQQN; encoded by the coding sequence ATGGACATGAATCACTTAACTGTTGAAACTGAAGATACATTTGCAAGTTTGCTTGAGCTTGCTGCTACCAATGATGTTGAGGGCTTTAAGCGATCTATTGAGCGCGATCCTTCTTGTGTTGATCAGATTGGACTATGGTATGGCCGACAAAAGGGCTCTAAGCAGATGGCTAATGAATACAGGACCCCGTTGATGGTAGCTGCTACATATGGTAGCATTGGTGTTATAAAGGTGATTCTTTCTCTCTCTGATGCTGATGTTAATCGCTCTTGCGGTGCTGACAAGAGCACTGCCCTTCACTGTGCAGCCTCGGGTGGGGCTGTGAATGCTGTTGATGTCGTGAAACTGCTTTTAGCAGCAGGTGCTGATGCTAATGTGGTAGACGCCAATGGTCATCGTCCAATTGATGCTATTGTTGTTCCGCCAAAGTTCCAAGAAGCGAGGTTGACTCTTGAAGAACTCCTTTCTGCTGAAGGTTATGTTATTGAGCACAATCTAAGGGTTTCCATGTCCAATGCAAATTCAAATTCTCCACCTCTTTCACCTTCTCTGGAAGACATGTCTCTTCTGTCAGGTTCAGATTCCCCAATGAAGTCAAAGCTGAATGAAGCACCTGTTCACTTTGTATCAGAGAAGAAAGAATATCCTGTTGATCCATCTCTCCCAGATATCAAGAACAGCATCTATTCTACTGATGAATTCCGAATGTATTCTTTCAAGGTAAGGCCTTGTTCTCGTGCCTATTCCCATGATTGGACTGAGTGCCCATTTGTTCACCCTGGCGAAAATGCTCGAAGAAGGGATCCTAGAAAGTTTCATTATAGCTGCGTTCCATGTCCTGATTTCCGAAAAGGGGCTTGTAGACGTGGAGATATGTGTGAATATGCTCATGGTGTTTTTGAGTGCTGGCTTCACCCTGCTCAATATAGAACCCGACTGTGCAAAGACGGTACAAATTGTGCAAGGAGAGTTTGCTTTTTTGCTCACACCGTTGAGGAACTCCGCCCATTATATGTTTCCACGGGTTCTGCTGTTCCCTCTCCTCGCTCTAGTACATCAGGTGCTACTGCCATGGATTTTGCTGCAGCCATGAGCCTCTTGCCAGGCTCTCCTTCAGCATCTGTCATGTCTCCTCAACCATTCTCTCCACCCATGTCTCCATCTGCCAATGGCTTGTCCCATTCTTCCATGGCTTGGCTGCAACCAAATGTCCCAGCTTTGCATCTTCCTGGAAGCAATCTCCAGTCCAGTCGCTTGAGATCTTCCCTTAATGCTAGAGACATTCAAGCAGACTACAATTTGCTTCCGGATTTTGATGTGCAGCAACAGCAGCTTCTTAGTGAATTATCCAGTCTCAGTCAACCATCTTTGAGCAACAACTCCTTGAATCGCTCTGGTCGATTGAAAACCTTAGCCCCTTCAAATCTTGACGTTCTATTTTCTGCCGAGAGCTTATCTCCTCAGTATGCTGATCAAGCATTGGCTTCAGCAGTTTTCTCCCCGTCTCATAAATCTGCTGTTCTCAATCAGTTCCAGCAGCAGCAAAGCATGTTATCACCAATCAACACAAATTTTTCTCCTAAAAATGTCGATCACCCTCTATTGCAGGCGTCTTTTGCATCAGGCAGGATGTCACCCCGAAATGTGGAACCTATCTCGCCAATGAGCTCTCGAGTGTCTATGTTAGCTCAAAGAGAGAAGCAGCAACAGCATTTGCATAGCCTTGGGTCTCAGGAACTAGTCTCCAATACTGCTGCCATTGTTGGATCACCAGTTAACTCTTGGTCGAAATGGGGTTCCTCTAATGGGAAACCAGACTGGACTGTTAGTGCAGATGATTTTGGTAAGCTACGCAGGTCAAATTCCTTTGAGcttggtaatggagatgagCCTGATATATCCTGGGTTCAATCTCTTGTTAAAGAATCTCCAACTGagatgaaagaaaagtcaaCAGTGCACGTATCCGAAAGCATAACAGCGAGTGCTTCATCAAGTGAGAGTTCAAATATAAACTCCCATATCGAACCTGTTGACCTTGACCATGCAGTAGGGTCATGGGTTGAGCAATTGCACATTGATCATCTTGTGGTTCAGCAAAACTAA